From a single Loxodonta africana isolate mLoxAfr1 chromosome 9, mLoxAfr1.hap2, whole genome shotgun sequence genomic region:
- the DMAC1 gene encoding distal membrane-arm assembly complex protein 1 — protein MGSEVSRPLDRGKVAEPPEVTAPAKPAPLSVPGAPTPSAQGQLFNNCWSCRVLSGSGLIGAGLYVYAVARRPMKLGYAPGPLNITQMVVGISIATWGIVIMAYPKGKEYRVD, from the exons ATGGGTTCTGAGGTGTCCCGGCCTCTGGACCGGGGCAAGGTCGCTGAGCCCCCTGAGGTTACTGCTCCCGCCAAACCCGCGCCCCTCTCCGTACCCGGAGCGCCGACCCCTTCGGCGCAAGGCCAGCTCTTTAATAACTGCTGGAGCTGCCGGGTGCTCTCTGGGTCGGGGCTGATCGGGGCGGGGTTGTACGTGTACGCTGTGGCGCGAAGGCCCATGAAGCTCGGATATGCCCCAGGTCCACTCAATATTACACAGATGGTCGTCGGCATCA GCATTGCAACTTGGGGTATAGTCATCATGGCGTACCCCAAAGGGAAGGAGTACCGtgttgattga